One genomic region from bacterium encodes:
- a CDS encoding nucleotidyltransferase domain-containing protein, producing the protein MILNNIANKLHLVFEKYKDYIKFAYLFGSAARDDLTPLSDIDVAVFLCKEEKELYFNLKFDIHADICRILKRQ; encoded by the coding sequence ATGATTTTAAATAATATTGCAAATAAGCTTCATCTTGTCTTTGAAAAATATAAAGATTATATCAAGTTTGCATATCTTTTTGGCTCAGCAGCCAGAGATGATTTAACCCCCTTAAGCGATATAGATGTAGCTGTTTTTCTTTGTAAAGAAGAAAAGGAATTATATTTCAATTTAAAATTTGATATTCACGCTGACATTTGTCGGATTTTGAAAAGACAATGA